A single window of Candidatus Limnocylindrales bacterium DNA harbors:
- the gcvPB gene encoding aminomethyl-transferring glycine dehydrogenase subunit GcvPB codes for MPMKETVGTKGLIYNEDVIFEKSVEGRKAYSLPALDVPEVEVRQLIPEEYIREEVSGFPEVSEVDVIRHFVRLSQWNYAIDVGFYPLGSCTMKYNPKVHEDIARLPGFAQIHPYQPEELAQGAIRLMYELEKYLCEISGMDRVSLQPAAGAHGELTGLMMIRAYLTSQGNPRKKVIIPDSAHGTNPASSTLCGYEVISLKSNDRGCIDPDLLKKVMNEEVAAIMLTNPNTLGLFEEHILEIARIVHEKGGLVYGDGANLNALLGMARPGDMGIDVIQFNLHKTFTTPHGGGGPGAGPVGIKSHLVPFMPVPTPERREKTEEEKRTYGGMGGSTGDRPVARTPYFYYLDYNRPQSIGKVRAFYGNFGMMVRAYCYIRTMGAEGLKQVSENAVINANYILSQLRDVYHLPYDRYCKHECVFSDKYQLKNDVKTLDIAKRLMDYGFHPPTIYFPLIVHGALMIEPTETESKETLDRFIEAMRAIAKEAEEKPEVVRSAPHLPKVRRLDETTAARKPKLRWKKEVG; via the coding sequence ATGCCCATGAAAGAGACGGTTGGGACCAAAGGCCTTATTTACAATGAGGATGTGATTTTTGAAAAGAGTGTAGAAGGTAGAAAAGCCTATTCACTTCCGGCTTTGGATGTACCGGAAGTGGAGGTCCGGCAACTTATCCCAGAGGAGTATATACGCGAGGAGGTTTCGGGATTTCCCGAGGTCAGTGAGGTAGATGTCATCCGACATTTTGTCCGGTTATCCCAATGGAATTACGCCATTGACGTGGGATTTTATCCTCTGGGTTCCTGCACCATGAAGTATAATCCCAAGGTCCATGAGGATATCGCCCGACTCCCCGGGTTTGCGCAGATCCATCCGTATCAGCCGGAGGAGTTAGCCCAGGGGGCCATTCGTCTCATGTACGAGCTGGAAAAGTATCTTTGCGAAATCAGTGGAATGGATCGGGTTTCCTTACAACCTGCCGCAGGAGCCCATGGAGAGTTGACCGGGCTCATGATGATTCGGGCTTATTTAACTTCCCAGGGAAATCCGCGCAAGAAGGTTATTATTCCCGATTCGGCCCATGGAACCAATCCGGCCAGTTCAACCCTTTGCGGTTATGAGGTCATCTCGTTAAAATCTAACGACCGGGGCTGTATAGACCCCGATCTTCTTAAAAAGGTTATGAACGAAGAGGTGGCCGCAATTATGCTTACCAATCCCAATACCCTGGGGCTGTTCGAAGAACATATTCTGGAAATAGCCCGGATCGTTCATGAGAAGGGGGGACTGGTTTACGGTGATGGGGCCAATCTGAATGCCTTATTAGGCATGGCCCGCCCGGGAGATATGGGAATCGATGTCATCCAGTTTAACCTTCACAAAACTTTTACCACTCCCCACGGAGGAGGAGGCCCCGGAGCCGGTCCGGTTGGGATCAAATCTCACCTGGTTCCGTTTATGCCTGTTCCTACACCGGAACGTAGAGAAAAAACCGAGGAAGAGAAAAGAACGTATGGGGGTATGGGAGGGAGTACGGGCGACCGGCCGGTCGCCCGTACTCCCTATTTCTATTATCTGGATTACAACCGGCCCCAGTCTATTGGAAAAGTACGGGCCTTCTATGGAAATTTTGGAATGATGGTTCGGGCCTATTGTTACATACGAACGATGGGAGCTGAGGGCCTTAAACAGGTCTCGGAAAATGCGGTTATCAATGCCAACTATATCCTGAGTCAACTCCGAGACGTATACCACCTTCCCTACGACCGATATTGTAAGCACGAGTGTGTTTTTTCAGACAAATATCAACTAAAAAATGATGTTAAAACCCTGGATATTGCTAAACGTTTGATGGATTATGGATTTCATCCTCCGACCATTTACTTTCCGCTTATCGTTCATGGAGCTTTGATGATTGAACCTACAGAAACCGAAAGTAAAGAGACTCTAGATCGGTTCATTGAGGCCATGCGAGCCATTGCAAAAGAAGCTGAGGAAAAACCCGAGGTTGTTCGCAGTGCTCCTCACCTTCCGAAGGTCCGACGTTTAGACGAGACAACCGCCGCAAGAAAACCCAAACTTCGTTGGAAAAAAGAGGTAGGGTAA
- a CDS encoding TRAP transporter substrate-binding protein, producing the protein METEKISLLNRREFFKIAFIATGAIPLSSLLGFKKSKAFGADKQILARLAHSLAVGDPQHTALVSMADKIKERTQGNFTIQVVPAGQLGAEIDAAESTAIGAIEMTVVSPAGLGTFQPQFAIFSHPYLWKDWDEAKRVLHGPFVKNMEDQLVNSKGLQVIDYWYFGWRHVFTRNKPINSLADMKGLKIRVSKNRMFTETFKALGANPTPMDWPEVYQGLQQGVVDGAEAPLPSLYASKLYEVTKYLALTYHMLQANILLANHTWLTGLPEEYQKILKEEALNAAEYMRELTQKQEQEYAVKLKELGMIFSEPNLDEFRKATAEVYKAFEKSWGTDLYPKLQAAKQA; encoded by the coding sequence ATGGAGACCGAAAAAATTTCTTTGTTAAATCGTCGTGAGTTCTTTAAAATAGCTTTCATAGCTACCGGAGCGATTCCTTTATCTTCCTTACTTGGATTTAAGAAGTCTAAAGCCTTTGGAGCAGACAAGCAAATTTTAGCACGATTGGCCCACTCCCTTGCGGTGGGGGATCCCCAGCATACTGCATTGGTCAGTATGGCCGATAAGATCAAAGAGCGGACCCAGGGGAATTTTACGATTCAGGTAGTTCCTGCCGGACAATTAGGGGCCGAGATCGATGCCGCAGAATCAACCGCTATTGGAGCCATTGAAATGACCGTTGTGAGTCCGGCCGGATTGGGGACCTTCCAACCCCAATTTGCCATCTTCAGCCATCCTTACCTTTGGAAGGATTGGGACGAAGCCAAAAGAGTTCTCCACGGACCCTTTGTAAAGAACATGGAAGACCAACTGGTTAATTCAAAGGGACTGCAGGTAATAGATTACTGGTATTTTGGCTGGCGTCACGTATTTACGCGAAATAAACCCATCAATTCCCTGGCAGATATGAAAGGGTTAAAAATTCGGGTCTCTAAAAACCGCATGTTCACCGAGACCTTTAAAGCCCTGGGAGCCAATCCGACCCCTATGGACTGGCCTGAAGTCTATCAAGGTCTCCAGCAAGGAGTCGTAGATGGTGCAGAAGCTCCCCTCCCCTCCCTTTATGCCTCTAAATTATACGAGGTGACCAAGTATCTTGCACTTACTTATCATATGCTCCAGGCCAATATTCTGCTGGCAAACCACACCTGGCTTACAGGACTCCCGGAGGAATATCAGAAGATCCTGAAAGAAGAAGCCTTGAATGCTGCGGAATACATGCGAGAGCTCACCCAAAAACAAGAACAGGAGTATGCAGTAAAGCTTAAAGAGCTCGGCATGATTTTTTCAGAACCTAACCTGGATGAATTTCGCAAGGCCACAGCAGAGGTATATAAAGCCTTTGAAAAAAGTTGGGGAACCGATCTGTATCCGAAACTGCAGGCTGCAAAACAGGCTTAG
- a CDS encoding TRAP transporter large permease subunit yields the protein MKRLLEWFAGLILATEFVVVFLGVFFRYVLNNPLTWSEEIARLLLVWLTFMGGAVAFFHKQHIGVAIVYRRFSHKAQQTLDIVGQFILIFFFAFLFRWSVELVQRRWDEPSPAVGFSQSFFMLPLSIGVLAMIISLLFQLFRLPAREILRGGGIILLLGLGVGGLGYGLKGFILSLNPLLVLLTGFIILLVINTPIAFSLGLSALSYLVLDGKVPLTIMPQRMVVGVDSFVLLAVPLFIVAGALMETGGISQRLVNFAISLVGHIRGGLAMVVVISEILFSGISGSTTADVAAVGSLLIPAMIRAGYTQAEAASIVSASAAMGILVPPCIHMVVLGTLVNVSVAALFLGGFIPAFVLAASLMGLIYFKARRGKWASTPRTSWKQLGKTFLHAIIPLMTPVIIFGGIFTGIVTVTEAAVIAVAYALIVGLLIYREIKFRDLPRIFIESATTSGMALWLVTTATIFSWVMVRQQVPQLIVGWITSISSGSWFFLAFTVVLYLIFSGLLEGLPSLLILAPILYPVALQFHIDPIHFGIISIAALGIGFFMPPIGLGLFLSCSIAKANIGETAKTFAPYMLVLILTLLGIAFLEPLSLFIPRWFGFN from the coding sequence ATGAAACGTTTATTGGAATGGTTTGCCGGTTTAATTCTGGCAACAGAATTTGTAGTGGTCTTTTTAGGGGTTTTTTTTCGTTATGTGTTAAATAATCCCCTAACCTGGTCGGAAGAAATCGCCCGCCTGCTCTTGGTCTGGTTGACCTTCATGGGAGGTGCCGTAGCCTTCTTTCACAAACAACACATTGGGGTTGCGATTGTTTATCGTCGGTTTTCCCACAAGGCTCAACAAACCTTGGATATTGTCGGACAGTTCATCCTGATCTTCTTTTTTGCCTTTCTTTTCCGCTGGAGTGTAGAACTGGTCCAGCGACGTTGGGACGAGCCATCCCCAGCCGTAGGATTCTCCCAGAGCTTTTTCATGTTACCCCTCTCAATAGGAGTTCTGGCTATGATTATCTCCCTTCTTTTCCAGCTTTTCCGTCTCCCGGCTCGAGAAATCTTACGCGGAGGAGGGATTATTTTACTGCTGGGTCTGGGGGTCGGCGGTTTAGGGTATGGACTTAAGGGATTTATCCTGAGTTTGAATCCTCTGCTTGTGCTTCTGACCGGATTTATTATCCTGCTGGTTATTAACACGCCCATTGCTTTCTCGCTAGGTTTATCGGCACTGAGCTACCTGGTACTCGATGGAAAGGTTCCTCTCACAATTATGCCCCAAAGAATGGTGGTTGGGGTGGATTCCTTTGTTCTCCTGGCCGTCCCCCTGTTCATTGTGGCCGGAGCTTTGATGGAGACGGGAGGTATTTCTCAACGTCTGGTTAACTTTGCCATAAGCCTGGTCGGGCACATTCGAGGGGGGCTGGCCATGGTTGTGGTGATCTCGGAGATTTTGTTCTCCGGTATTTCGGGATCCACCACCGCAGATGTGGCCGCAGTCGGTTCTTTACTTATTCCGGCCATGATTCGGGCCGGTTATACCCAGGCAGAAGCCGCCTCCATTGTGAGTGCCTCTGCAGCTATGGGTATTTTGGTTCCTCCCTGCATCCATATGGTCGTCCTGGGAACCCTGGTTAATGTCTCGGTGGCCGCGCTCTTTCTCGGAGGGTTTATTCCCGCCTTTGTCCTGGCTGCTTCATTGATGGGACTTATTTACTTCAAAGCCCGCAGAGGAAAATGGGCCAGTACCCCACGTACTTCCTGGAAACAGTTGGGTAAGACTTTTCTTCATGCAATCATCCCCCTGATGACCCCGGTGATTATCTTTGGAGGGATTTTTACAGGAATTGTAACCGTTACAGAGGCCGCTGTGATCGCTGTTGCCTATGCCCTCATCGTAGGGCTCCTCATCTATCGAGAAATAAAGTTTCGGGATCTTCCCAGAATCTTCATCGAAAGCGCCACTACCAGCGGAATGGCTCTGTGGCTGGTTACAACGGCTACTATTTTCTCTTGGGTTATGGTCCGACAACAGGTTCCTCAATTGATCGTCGGTTGGATTACCAGTATCTCTTCAGGATCCTGGTTTTTTCTGGCTTTTACCGTTGTACTCTATCTGATTTTCAGCGGACTTCTTGAGGGACTTCCTTCTTTACTGATTTTAGCCCCCATCCTCTATCCGGTAGCCCTCCAATTTCATATCGATCCCATCCACTTTGGAATTATCTCCATTGCGGCCCTGGGAATCGGTTTCTTTATGCCCCCTATCGGTCTTGGACTCTTTTTGTCCTGCAGCATCGCCAAAGCTAATATCGGAGAGACTGCCAAAACCTTTGCCCCTTACATGCTGGTCTTAATCCTGACTTTATTGGGGATTGCCTTTTTAGAACCCCTCTCGTTGTTTATACCCAGATGGTTTGGATTTAATTAA
- a CDS encoding TlpA disulfide reductase family protein has product MSRKACKKSPKMLMVMYNLITVLFFSAWLSAANDPMKALEVTKYKEKKKAPDFTLKNLEGQEVSLSSFVGKVVLLNFWATWCIPCRKEMPAIDTLYQEFKDEGLVVLAIDYQETLDKIKAFLEETKVSFPILLDSEGKTTKDYGVRGLPTSYLIDKEGFLIGWTLGDRDWASEDARKLVKNLLK; this is encoded by the coding sequence ATGTCAAGGAAAGCTTGTAAAAAATCGCCTAAAATGTTGATGGTCATGTATAATTTAATAACTGTTCTGTTTTTCTCTGCCTGGCTTTCTGCTGCCAATGACCCGATGAAGGCCTTAGAGGTTACAAAATACAAGGAAAAGAAAAAAGCTCCGGATTTTACCCTGAAAAACCTGGAGGGTCAGGAGGTAAGTCTGTCCAGTTTTGTGGGTAAAGTGGTTCTCTTAAACTTCTGGGCTACCTGGTGTATTCCCTGTCGTAAAGAGATGCCCGCCATAGATACACTTTATCAGGAATTTAAAGATGAAGGCCTGGTTGTTCTAGCCATCGATTACCAGGAAACTTTAGATAAGATCAAGGCCTTTTTGGAAGAGACAAAGGTGTCTTTTCCGATCCTTCTGGATTCAGAGGGAAAAACAACCAAAGACTATGGGGTAAGGGGTTTACCAACCTCTTATTTAATCGACAAGGAGGGATTTCTTATCGGATGGACCTTAGGCGATAGGGATTGGGCCAGCGAGGACGCCAGGAAGCTGGTTAAAAATCTTCTTAAATAG